The following are from one region of the Pocillopora verrucosa isolate sample1 chromosome 3, ASM3666991v2, whole genome shotgun sequence genome:
- the LOC136279464 gene encoding uncharacterized protein, whose product MKDSEYGALAPNLWKELFTIFELQEIMRQRESKQFAEILNRLREGNHTTDDIAKLKERCISENCRDYPTDIPHFFTQNSKVDEWNNRVHMAATGDKYTIRALDSVIGANSPELRSKILNQIPLDPRKTKQLASNLQLAEGERTEIALNVRTDDGITKGASNIIKKITLYDKSRPSGIIWVQFDHVDVGEKTRYDNKQLYLQGIEATWTPIKPIIAQFAVGRNRTAQVVRKQFPLRPAAAKTIHRSQGDTETRIAVNFNTKRAIPHVHCVGFSRVTTVDGLYITDLSESKIAVNHDVKVHMQQLRTGHHTKLSNTPIYELDPNTFKICFLNSRSLHKHIEDIRSDLNYSNMDINIFSETRLYHLDSNASYAISGYTIFRNDSESAILTTRPFSETAVYTKIPFKPGYLLAKNTNGIEITIIKVVAIPHVNIIGVYRSPKVSVQQMCLALTQILNSCCSDFNVFLGDFNVNYLIQKEKVPLNNLFIREKNYRQLVSSYPN is encoded by the coding sequence ATGAAGGACTCAGAGTATGGAGCTCTTGCTCCCAACCTCTGGAAAGAACTTTTTACCatatttgaattacaagaaaTCATGAGGCagagagaaagtaaacaatTCGCTGAAATTCTTAACAGATTAAGAGAAGGTAATCACACTACAGATGACATTGCCAAACTTAAAGAGAGATGCATTTCAGAAAATTGTAGAGACTACCCAACTGATATTCCCCATTTTTTTACACAGAATTCTAAAGTAGATGAGTGGAACAATAGAGTCCATATGGCAGCTACTGGTGATAAATACACCATTAGAGCTTTAGACAGTGTTATAGGTGCAAACTCTCCAGAACTCAGAAGTAAGATATTAAACCAAATACCCCTAGATCCTAGAAAAACCAAGCAGTTAGCCTCAAACCTTCAACTTGCTGAGGGTGAGAGAACAGAGATAGCATTAAATGTAAGAACTGATGATGGTATCACAAAAGGGGCAAGTAATATTATCAAAAAGATTACATTATATGACAAAAGTAGACCATCTGGTATAATTTGGGTACAGTTTGACCATGTTGATGTTGGAGAAAAAACTAGATATGATAACAAGCAATTGTATTTGCAAGGAATTGAAGCTACATGGACTCCTATCAAACCTATCATTGCACAATTTGCAGTAGGAAGAAACAGAACAGCCCAAGTTGTAAGAAAGCAGTTTCCATTAAGACCTGCAGCAGCCAAAACCATACATAGATCACAGGGTGACACAGAAACTAGAATAGCTGTTAACTTTAACACCAAAAGAGCAATACCTCATGTGCATTGTGTAGGATTCAGCAGAGTAACAACAGTTGATGGACTTTACATAACTGACCTTTCTGAAAGTAAAATAGCTGTTAATCATGATGTTAAAGTTCACATGCAGCAGTTACGCACAGGTCACCATACCAAACTTTCTAATACTCCGATCTATGAATTAGAcccaaatacttttaaaatttgcttcctTAATTCAAGATCTCTGCATAAACATATTGAAGACATACGTAGTGACCTAAACTATTCAAATATGGATATCAATATATTCTCAGAAACAAGACTGTACCATTTAGATAGCAATGCCAGCTATGCCATAAGTGGGTATACTATATTTCGAAATGACAGTGAATCTGCAATACTCACTACAAGACCCTTTAGTGAAACAGCTGTATACACTAAAATCCCCTTTAAGCCTGGATATCTACTGGCCAAAAACACCAATGGAATAGAAATAACCATTATCAAAGTTGTTGCCATTCCCCATGTTAATATCATAGGTGTGTACAGGTCACCGAAAGTGTCAGTCCAACAAATGTGTCTAGCATTGACCCAAATTCTCAATAGTTGCTGTtctgattttaatgtttttcttgggGATTTTAATGTCAATTACTTAATTCAAAAAGAGAAAGTTCCCCTCAATAACTTGTTtataagagagaaaaattacagACAATTGGTATCATCCTATCCtaattaa